The following are encoded in a window of Gasterosteus aculeatus chromosome 5, fGasAcu3.hap1.1, whole genome shotgun sequence genomic DNA:
- the chrm3b gene encoding muscarinic acetylcholine receptor M1, translated as MNLTSSSDSIHFLTNRSSGGSYKELAILSDSVGGWKQHNVTHISRQGGNFTDSPVNGTLILPAEDFDPLGGHTVLQVIIIVFLTGSLSLVTVVGNILVLVSFKINKALKTVNNYYLLSLAFADLTIGTLSMNLYTTYIIMDQWALGPVVCDLWLAIDYVASNASVMNLLVISFDRYFSVTRPLTYRAKRTTKRAMTMIGLAWSISFILWAPAILFWQYIVGERTVQPNECYIQFLSEPIITFSTAVAAFYLPVTIMSFLFWKIYQETEKRVKDMQGLKASGSGDSQSQSQKQGSGKGRASGEIATNSQKDSSAISSQSCSSCELNQLASDKNSKKNAGIPGGTGSKARCGASCFQFSLLLSDRNASKRSVNSTTTIVGETEQSSCDSLNNNQAGEQSCSEDESDGADPTKAPTDAKKSGRVKNNKDKQSSNKSGKGSQSNPVNSSTADQSTAAITIKDATMAKRFASKAKTEVNKRKNEKKANEKKAARTLSAILFVFITTWLPYNIMVLVNTFCQDCIPETLWALGYWLCYVNSTINPICYALCNKTFRTTFRDILMCQWNQKKNQPNFPQRKAVAFKKKDPI; from the exons ATGAACCTGACCTCCAGCTCCGATTCTATCCACTTCCTCACCAACAGGTCATCTG GTGGCTCTTACAAGGAGTTGGCCATATTATCTGACAGTGTTGGAGGATGGAAGCAGCATAACGTCACTCATATCTCAAGGCAAGGAGGAAATTTCACAGATTCACCAGTTAACGGGACATTAATCCTGCCAGCAGAGGATTTCGACCCATTAGGTGGACATACTGTCTTGCAG GTCATCATAATTGTCTTCCTCACTGGATCACTTTCTCTTGTCACTGTTGTTGGCAACATCCTAGTGTTGGTGTCCTTCAAGATCAATAAGGCCCTGAAGACAGTGAACAACTACTACCTGCTTAGCCTAGCATTTGCTGACCTTACCATTGGCACGCTGTCAATGAACCTATACACCACCTACATCATCATGGACCAATGGGCTCTGGGACCAGTGGTCTGTGACTTATGGCTTGCAATAGACTATGTGGCCAGTAACGCTTCGGTCATGAACTTGCTGGTCATCAGCTTTGACAG GTATTTCTCTGTTACCAGACCTTTGACATACCGGGCCAAGCGTACAACAAAGCGAGCTATGACAATGATTGGATTAGCTTGGTCAATCTCTTTCATTCTTTGGGCCCCAGCCATCCTTTTCTGGCAGTACATCGTGGGTGAGAGGACAGTCCAGCCCAATGAGTGCTACATCCAGTTCCTGTCCGAGCCCATCATTACATTCTCCACAGCTGTTGCTGCATTCTACTTGCCTGTGACTATCATGTCATTCCTGTTTTGGAAGATCTATCAGGAGACAGAGAAGCGTGTTAAAGACATGCAAGGTCTCAAGGCCTCTGGGTCAGGCGACAGCCAAAGCCAGTCTCAGAAGCAAGGCAGTGGTAAAGGAAGAGCAAGTGGAGAAATTGCGACTAACAGCCAGAAGGATTCTTCAGCCATAAGCTCtcaaagctgcagcagctgcgaACTAAATCAGCTGGCTTCAGACAAGAACAGCAAGAAAAATGCCGGCATACCTGGAGGAACGGGAAGCAAGGCGAGGTGTGGGGCATCCTGCTTTCAGTTTTCATTACTTCTGTCAGATCGCAATGCATCAAAGAGGTCCGTCAACAGCACAACAACTATTGTTGGTGAAACAGAGCAGAGCAGCTGTGACAGCCTTAACAACAATCAAGCTGGAGAGCAGTCATGTTCAGAGGACGAAAGTGACGGAGCAGACCCAACAAAGGCGCCAACAG ATGCAAAGAAATCTGGAAGGGTGAAAAACAATAAAGATAAACAATCGTCCAACAAAAGTGGAAAAGGGTCACAATCAAACCCGGTCAACTCATCAACCGCCGACCAATCTACTGCAGCCATCACCATCAAAGATGCGACTATGGCTAAACGCTTCGCTTCTAAGGCCAAGACAGAGGTCAACAAGCGcaagaatgaaaaaaaggccAACGAGAAGAAAGCGGCTCGGACACTCAGTGCCATCCTCTTCGTCTTCATCACAACATGGCTACCATATAATATCATGGTGTTGGTCAACACTTTCTGCCAGGACTGCATTCCAGAGACGCTTTGGGCGCTGGGTTACTGGCTGTGTTACGTTAACAGCACGATAAACCCCATCTGCTATGCCCTTTGCAACAAGACCTTCCGAACAACTTTCCGAGATATTCTAATGTGCCAGTGGAATCAAAAGAAAAACCAGCCTAACTTTCCTCAGAGGAAGGCTGTGGCTTTTAAGAAAAAAGACCCAATTTAG